TCCTGCAAATATCGGGAAAGAGTAGGAGGGAACTTCAGACTCATCGAAACGGATAAAAGCAATCATGGTATTGTCCGCACTGAATTCCAATGCGCGGTTAAACCCGAACTCTTCTTCATATACCCAGTCAGGAATACCGTTGATGATAGAATTTTGCTTACCGTCTTCAGTCACTTTGCTTTCGCTGTTGCCGTAGAGCAGTTTTACGAGGAATATGTTGTTGTCACGTACGAAAGCGATCATTGTTCCGTCCGGAGAAAAGACGGGGACCTGTTGAGGTCCGCCGTCGGACAGCCGTTCAATAATGTTGTTTGTCGTAACGCCCTTATCATTTCGTTTCAAAGGGTAGATATAATGTACAGCTGTATAAGAATGCCGGTAAATCGGAGTCGTTTTCGTAGCAATAAGCAATTTCTGACCGTCGGGTGAGAACTGGTAACTGTCGAAGTGTTTGAAATCACATTCGCGTGCAGTATTCACATCGAACACCACTTCCACTTTTTCACCTGTCTTGAAGGAATATTTAATAATTTGTGTGCCTTCGCCGTTCATCTGTGTGTAGTATTCACCGTCGGGCGTGGGGATTACTCCCTGAATGTTTTCCGGGCGGAAACGTCCGGAGGTGATATCTTTTAAATCAAGAGCCTTTTGTCCTTGTGCCATTCCGGTAAGGCAGAGAAGGCAGAAGAGTAGAGCTAAACTTACTTTTCTCATTTTATGAATTGTTTTATGTTTTACTGTTTATAGGTTTTAAATTCGTATCCTGCAAAAATAGTAATAAACTTAAATACCTCAAAGAGCAAACTCTTTTTTTAGGTTCGGATAGCCGCTTATTTCCTTAACTTTTATATTTGTTTAGGAACAAGACAGGGCTGTTTAGTTAAAAATATGCCTTCTCATGGAAAAAAAGTCTCTTTTTGTTTGCTTTTTAATTTCTAAATTTGATATATTTGTGATATCAAAATAATATCAAAATTAAATGCTATGATTACAAAAGAAATTAAGTACGATGATGCGGTTGTTAATGGCTTTTTGGCCTTGTTTCTTAATTTGATCGTGTTGCCTTTGTTGGTTGTTGTGAGTTTTATGCTTTTCAAAGGAAGCATAATTATGTTTTTCTTGCTATTGCTTTTTCTTGCATTAGCTGTTCTAATGATTCCGGGTTATTTTTCGCAGGAACCGAACGAAGCCCGTGTCATGGTATTCTTCGGGAAATATAAAGGTACGTTTACTGAAACGGGATTTTTCTGGGTTAATCCTTTTATGAATAAGAAGAAACTATCTTTACGTGCCCGTAACTTGGATGTGGAGCCTATTAAAGTAAATGACAAGATTGGTAATCCTATTTTGATCGGTCTGGTGCTTGTCTGGAAATTGAAAGACACTTATAAAGCTATGTTCGAAATTGATGCGCAGACAATGGCGGATAATAGAGGGAGCGGACAGATGACTGTGACTGTTGCCGGGCGAATGAATGCCTTTGAGGATTTTGTTCGTGTGCAAAGTGACGCTGCGCTTCGTCAGGTAGCGGGACTGTATGCTTATGACGACAACGAAGCGGATTTGGATGAATTGACGTTACGTAGTGGCGGTGATGAAATTAACGAGCAGTTGGAACAAAAGTTGAATGAACGTCTGGCCATGGCAGGTATGGAGATAGTGGAAGCCCGTATTAATTATTTGGCTTATGCTCCGGAGATTGCAGCAGTTATGTTACGCCGTCAGCAGGCGTCGGCTATCATCAGTGCTCGCGAAAAGATAGTTGAAGGTGCTGTTTCAATGGTACGTATGGCATTGCATAAACTTTCTGAAGAGGAAATTGTTGAACTGGATGAGGAAAAGAAAGCTGCCATGGTGAGTAATTTGCTAGTGGTGCTTTGTGCGGACGAAGCTGCGCAACCGGTTGTGAATACAGGTACGCTGAATCATTGATAAACTATAAATAAGAAGGTAAAATAGAAGTGGCTAAAAAGGAATCTTCAATAAAGAGTTTTGTTTTGCGAGTGGATACTGAAACAATGGACGCCATTGAAAAATGGGCGGCTGATGAGTTTCGTAGTACAAACGGGCAACTTCAGTGGATTATTGCCGAAGCCTTGAGAAAAAGTGGCCGATTAAAAAAGAAGTCTTCTAAAACCGGAAATAAACCGGAAGAATCTGAAGGAGAGCAAGTGGAGGATTAGAGTTTCATTGGTTTGGTGAAATATCTCATGATCCGTTCATTCCTTCATCTTTCCCTGTTCATCAGTGTTAGTGGATGAAGGAGCTCTGCCTTTCGTCTTGTGTCTGCTTGTTCATTTACTTTTGTAGTGACAGATAAAGGCAAGTAAAATATGTAATGATACTGATTTTTTGTATGGATTTGATAGAGGATATTTAATGAGATTCAATATCTTTGTGAAAAGTACTTTAAATATTACCACTATGAATTCAAAGAGAAAAGACTTGCAGTATGCTTCCGTCTTCTTGTTGGCCGTGGCATTGACATTCCTAATGGGAAAGGGTGATAACTTGTGGTTGGTGTCATGGGGTGACTTGATACCGAGCTTGTTTGTGTTGTTCATAGCAGGTGATTGCTTGCATAGCTCCTTGCTCCGTATCAAAAGCGGTGAAGAAAATGGGGGAGCTCGTTGGAGTACCTGTTTCACTTTTCTGGTATTCAGTATCGTCTTTATGGGCGATTTATTCTTTATAGGGAATTTTATTGTTGATAAACTGTGGGGGTAAAAGAATGAAGAATTTATCTTTGATAGAGCCTTTTACAGGCTTGTCATCTTTTAAACTATATCTTTTAGTTTATATTAACTAGAAAAATTAGTTTATAAACTAAAACTTCTCGTTATTTGCATCAAACAAAGATGCAGGTATGAAAGGATTAACAGCAAAGGAAGAAGAAATCATGGGATTTTTTTGGGAAAAGGGTCCCTTGTTTGTGAAAGAAATGTTGGCTTTCTATGAAGAACCGAAGCCGCATTTTAACACCTTATCAACGATTGTGCGCGGGCTGGAAGATAAAGGCTTTCTGGCTCATTATATTTTTGGGAATACTTATCAATACTATCCGATCGTCAGTGAAGAAGATTTTCGTAAAGGAACACTTCGGAATGTAATCAGTAAGTATTTTAATAATTCCTACCTGAATGCAGTTTCGTCTTTAGTCAAAGAAGAAGATATTTCTTTGGATGAACTTAGACAATTGATTCAAGAGGTAGAGAAGGCGGACAGGAAAGGCTGACCTGAGAACACTATTTAATGAACACCAATTAATAAAACGACAATCTATACTATGGGAGCATTCTTTATCTATATATTAAAATCATCAGTTTGCCTTGTCTTGTTTTACCTGTTTTTTCGGGTCTTACTTAGCAAAGAAACTTTTCATCGCTTTAATCGTGTTGCTTTATTGGGCGTACTGTTTTTGTCATTGCTCATTCCCTTCATTGAAGTAACCACGAACCATCAGGTTGAAGTACAACAAACAATGCTCACCATTGAGCAGGTGTTGCTAATGGCAGAAATGGAACCCGCGACTGTCGATGCAACCGGCGGAGTGGCTGTACACGAAGTCGCTTCCTTGTCCTGGATAGAAATTCTTCTGCTTGTTTATCTGTCCGGTATTATCTTCTTTGCTTGCCGCAATCTATACTCTTTGATCCGTCTTTTCAGGTTAATACATTCCGGTAAACGGGAAAAGTTGGAGAATGGAACAACACTTGTTGTCCACGAACAGGAGATAGCTCCGTTCAGCTGGATGAAGTATATCGTTATCAGCCGGAAGGATTTGGAGGAGAACGGGCGGGAAATTCTGATTCATGAAGCAGCACATATCCGTCATCGGCATTCTATTGATTTATTGGTAGCTGATATCTGTATCTTTTTCCAATGGTTCAACCCCGGTGCATGGCTGTTGAAACAGGAGTTGCAGAATATCCATGAGTATGAAGCCGATGAGACTGTTATCAATGAAGGTGTAAACGCGAAAGAATATCAACTATTATTAATAAAAAAAGCCGTTGGCACAAGGCTCTACTCTATGGCCAACAGCTTTAATCACAGTAAACTTAAAAAACGTATCACTATGATGTTAAAAGAAAAATCAAATCCGTGGGCACGGTTGAAGTACTTGTATGTGCTTCCATTGGCAGCTATTGCAGTAACTGCTTTTGCCCGTCCCGAAATCTCCGAACAAGTAGAAGAAATTTCTGCCGTCAAAGTTAATGATTTGGCCGAGATTGTGCAAGAAAATGTGTTGAGAGATACAGAAAATATGCTGCAAGATACTGTAAAAGTGTCACATAGCGATAGTAAGGCCAAGGTTCGTGCTGAAAATCGTGCGGCAAAAACGAAAGGTAATGAAGAATTAGTTGTTTTTGAGGTGGTGGAGCAAATGCCTGAATATCCGGGTGGTATGAATGCGTTGTATAAGTATTTGGAGAATAAAACAAAAAGTTCTGATGTGAAAGGGAAAGCCGGAGGTAGTGTGATAGTCGGTTTCACTGTATCTGAAAGCGGGAAAGTAAAGGATGTGCGAGCGCTTCAGTCCGACCAACCTATCTTAACTAAAGAGGCTGAAAGAATTGTGAGTGAAATGCCGGCCTGGACTCCCGGAAAGCAACGTGGTATGCCTGTGTCTGTGAAATATTCCGTTCCGGTGAGGTTTGGAGATATCAGATTTCCGGAGAATAAGAAGCCGTTAATTATGGTCGATGGCAAGGAAATGAGTATGGAGACTTTCGAAAAAATAGATAGAGGGATAATAGAAAGTTTCTCGGTACTGAAAGATAGTGCATCTATTGGTTTATATGGCAAGCGTGGTGCAAATGGGGTGATACTTGTTACCACTCGCAGGGAGGGGAAAACACGTGTACAAGACATCAGCACTTTTACTGAGATCAAAGCGACTGAAACAAATACTGTGCCGGACTTTCTTGTCGCAGGAATTGTTACTGACGAGCAGGGCCAGCCTAAAGCCGGAGTAAGCATAGTCGTTCCCAATACAACTATTGGCGCAATAACAGATGCAAATGGCCGCTTTCGTCTGAAAACACCGAAGGATAGTTATTTGTGGTTCTCATTTATTGGATATAAAACGGTGAAAGCAGCCGTAGCTTCTGAAATGTCAATACGAATGGAACAGGATGTGGTTAAATTGTTTCCTGAGACATCCGTTAGTCTGAAAACGACCGGAACTTTATCTTCCGGTACTAAAGTCGGAAATAGTTTGACTCTTTATGGAGTTGAAGAGGGCAAACAACCCTTAATCATTATTAATGATAAAGAAGTATCGGATAAAGAAGCTTTGTCTAAGATAGCTCCTGACCGTATTAAAAGTTTTTCTATATTGAAAGATAAAACTGCTACATCTATTTATGGGGAAAAAGGAAAAAATGGAGTGATAATTGTTACTTTGCTTACGGAAGGAGAGTATCAATTTAAAAAAGATAATCCGGAAAAACCTTATGCTGATGCTTTGGAACTGGCAGAAAGTGTCGCAGAAGGGGTAGAAGGAAAGATTATCTATTGTATAGACGATGATGAAGTCGAAAAATCGAAATTGAAAGGAATGTCTATAAAGACAATTAAAGCAGTGTCTTTAGATCAAGCGGGCAAAGAGAAAATTGTACGTTTGAAAACAGACAAGTACCGTTCTGACTGGATTACCGTGACCGGAGTAGTGTATAATGAGGACGAGAAACCGACATCCGCTATTGTAAATGTAAGAGGTACGAGATTTACGGAAAGAACAGATTCAATAGGGCACTTTACTATAAAAGCCCCTAAAAACGGTGTACTTCTGGTTGGTTATAATGGAAAGCCTACCATTGAAGTTAAAGTGAAGCCTACACTTAAAGTCATTTTGAAAGATAAACAAGAATGATTTTATAAGCTAGCGACGAACTCATACGCAAGGTTGTTGTGCTGATTAAATTAAAGAATAAATATATGTTGAACTTTAAATTCTATTTATTATGAAAGGAAATTTATGTAAGATTTTGTTGGCTGTTTCATTTCTTTTTCTTATGCCCAATCTTTGTATGAGCCAAAACTTAAAAGGTATCTGGAGACTTGTTCAGAATGACGCTACTTCACAAGTGACCAGATATAAGGTACTTGATAAAGAAGGTAAATTTTATAATGTAGATGCCTATGTTAAAAATGCAATGTACTTAGAAGCAGGAAACAGAGGTACGGGAAGCGTATTTTGTCCTTATAAGATTACTCGTTCGGGTGAGTATAATATTATTGCAGAAGGACTTTATTGTGAGGTATTGCATAATGAATATGGAAGAACCGCATCAGCTCTTGTTCCTATATCCTACCGGATTGACGGAAAACGAATGACGCTTTTATTCCAATTAGGCAACAGTGTTTACCGTGAAGTTTATCAGAAAGTATCGAAACTGGGTAAATAAAAGTTTTTACTCAATATGATCTTTTTTTAACGGAGGTACGAAAGTATCTCCGTTTCTTGTTCCGGATGAAACCAACGTATTTCCTCATCCCGCTTAAACCAAGTCATTTGTTTGCGTGAGTAAATGCGCGAATTTTGTTTTATCTTTTCGATAGCGAAAGGAAGTTCCCATTCTCCGTCCAGATATTTGAACAGTTCTTTGTAGCCTACTGTATTGAGTGAATTGAGATGTCGGTAAGGAAGTACGGAACGTACTTCTTCCAGTAATCCTTCTTGCATCATTTGGTCTACCCGACGGTTGATACGGTCATAAAGTTCTTCTCGGTCGCGGGTTAAACCGACTTTGATGATATGGAAAGGACGTTTTTTCTTTTGTTGTGTGCGGAAAGAGGTGTAAGTACGTCCGGTCATGTAGCAGATTTCCAGTGCATGAATCACCCGTTTTGGATTTTTCAAATCCACAATACGATAATACTCCGGATCTAGTAACCGGAGTTCCGCACAGAGTTGTTCAAGCCCTTCTTCCTCGTATTTCTGCAACATGAGCTGACGGGTTTCCGCGTCTACGGTAGGAATATCGTCAATACCTTTGCAAATAGCATCCACATACATCATTGAACCGCCCGTCAAGACAACCACCTCATGCTGCATGAATAACTTTTCGAGAATCTCCATTGCTTCCGTCTCATATTGCGCGGCGCTATAATAGTCTGTAAGATGAAGCGTTCCTACCAAGTGATGCGGCACACGTTCGAGTTGTTCGGGAGTAGGAGCGGCTGTCCCTATTTTCAGTTCAGCATATAACTGTCTAGAATCGGCAGACACGATATGAGTCTGAAAATTCTCGGCTAATCGCAGGCTTAATTCTGTTTTTCCTACGCCTGTGGGTCCTATCAGAGCGATGAGAGTGGGCATGGGGTTAAAAGTAGTAAGTATCGGTTGTTGAGTACTAAAACATGGAATTAAAAAATGTCAGGTATTAACTGCCCGGCACTGCATAGCAATTAATACCTGATACTTGATATTTAAGACTTAGAATTTATCTTCTTCGTATGGGTTGCCAGCGTCGCCTCCTCCTATGTCAAAACCTTCCTGATCGAAGTCCTCCATGTCGAAGTCCTGATCTCCGTAAAAGTTTTCGTCGAGGTCGAGCGAGCCACCGGCTGCGGCCATTTCTTCAAAATCAACAGTCTGTTTGGGAGCTTCTCCGGCTTTCTTAGTACATTTAGCACCATTCATATCTTTACCGGTGATAATTTCTGTCAGTTCGATGAAGAAACAACGTTCTGTCATGTAGTCGAACACATACAGTAACTTTTGTTTTTCGTCCTCTATCAGTTCGCTGATCGGAGTTTCTTTCATCACCCAGCTATCTATTTCCGGATTATCATCCATTTCTTCCAAAGTCACTTCTTTTTCTTTTTCCCAATCATCGTCGCAGATAAAGAAAGAAGTCATCTGGTCATTAGCATACCCTACTGATTTCAGTATAGCTTCATGGAAGTCGAAGAATGTTGCTTCCGGATCAATTTGTATTTCTCTGACAAAATCGTCAACTTCATCAGATATGATAGTAAATCTGTATATCATAATATGACTATTTTGAAGTGTTTATTTAATAATTCCACGCTCCGAGTTGCGGATGAATTCAATGATATAGTCAATCTCGGGACTCTTTTCAAATTCATCTTCGATTTTCTTCAATGCTTCAGTCGTGTTCAGTCCACTCTGGTAGATGATACGATATGCATTGTGAATATTCTCAATCACTTCGTTGGCGAAACCGCGACGGCGCAAGCCGATGATGTTGATGCCGCTGAAAGCGATCGGTTCGCGTCCTGCAATAATATAAGGAGGAATATCCTTGCTGAAGCGGCATCCGCCCTGAATCATTACATGACTGCCTACATGACAGAACTGGTGCATCAATACATTGGCACTAACAATAGCGTTATCATCAATCACGATTTCACCTGCCATTTTGGTAGAGTTCCCAATGATACATCCGTTACCAACCAGCGCATCGTGTGCCACGTGTACACCTTCCATTAGTAAGTTATTGTTGCCCACGATTGTGCGCCCTTTAGCTGCTGTACCACGGTTGATCGTGACATTTTCGCGAATCAGATTATTGTCTCCGATTTCGGCTGTTGACTCTTCACCGCGAAACTTGAGGTCTTGCGGAATGGCTCCGATAACAGCTCCCGGAAAAATAGTATTTCCGTTACCGATACGTGAACCATATAAAATATTGGCATTAGCCATAATCTTATTGTTGTCGCCAATAACCACGTTTTTATCTATAAATACAAAAGGCGCAATTTCTACATTTTCCCCGATTTTTGCTTCGGGATGAATATACGCTAAAGGACTTATCATGCTTTTAAATATCAATTATTACTTGTTTTTTACTATTTGTGCCATGAATTCCGCTTCACAAACCACCTTCTCGCCGACGAATGCATAACCTTTCATCGTGGAGATACCACGACGGATCGGAGCCAGCAATTCCACACGGAACAATAACGTGTCTCCCGGCACTACCTTTTGGCGGAATTTTACACCGTCTATCTTCATAAAATAGGTAGAGTAGCGTTCCGGTTCGTCAACGGAATTGAGGACAAGCAGACCTCCCACTTGTGCCATGGCTTCTACTTGAAGCACTCCCGGCATAACAGGTTCTTGCGGGAAATGTCCCTGGAAGAAAGGCTCGTTGGCGGTAATATTCTTGACACCTACGATATAGTTGGCACCAATTTCAATTACTTTATCTACCAGTTGGAAAGGATAACGGTGCGGCAGAAGTTCACGGATGCGGTTTACATCCATTATAGGTTCGCGGCTACAATCATAAGTCGGTGCCTGAATTTCGTGCAAGCGGATTTCTTTCCGCATCTGACGGGCAAACTTATTGTTGATTGTGTGTCCGGGACGGGTGGCGATGATACGGCCTTTGATCGGTTTACCGATTAAAGCAAGATCACCGATTACGTCCAGCAACTTGTGACGGGCACATTCATTCGGCCAAACCAACGGTTTATGATTGATATAACCCAACTGGTCGGCATCCATGTGAGGAACTCCCATTACGTCCGCCAGCTTGTCATAGCTTTCTTGCGACATTTTACGTTCGTAGATAACGATTGCATTGTCCAGGTCACCGCCTTTTATCAATCCGGCAGAGAGAAGAGGCTCTATTTCGCGAACAAAGACGAAAGTACGGCTGGCAGCCACTTCGTCTTTGAATTTATGCATATCTTCAAGTGTAGCAAACTGGTTAGGGATGATTGTCGAGTCATAAGAAACCAGTACATTCAGGCTAAAATTCTCATCCGGCAATACGATGATAGAAGAACCGGTTGCTTCATCACGGAATTCGATTTTAGATTTGATGATATAAAAGTCTTTGACAGCGCTTTGTTCTTCTGTCCCTACACGTTCTATTTCTTGTACATAATATTGTGCACTACCGTCCAGAATCGGAAATTCCGGACCATTCACCTGGATGAGGCAGTTATCAATGCCCAATGCGTAAAGGGCTGCCATACCATGCTCTACGGTACTTACTTTGACTCCGTTCTTTGATAACACGGTACCACGGGTGGTTTCCGTCACGTTGTCCGCTACTGCATCGATAGTTGGTTGTCCTTCCAGGTCAATGCGTTGGATTTTATATCCGTGATTGTCCGGAGCAGGATTAAATGTAACAGTGAGGTCAAGTCCAGTGTGAAGACCTTTCCCGCTCAGTGAAAAGCTATCTTTCAGCGTTTTTTGTTTCAGCATTGGTTACTTATTTAATAGTTGTTTTAATTCTTCTACTTCTTTGCGTAATTTGTTCAGTTCTGTGTACATATCCGGTAGTTTCTTAGTCACAATAGCCGCCTTGAAATACGGTTTCAACTCCATAGGAGGTGTTCCGATCAGTTGGTTGTCGGACTTAATGCTGCTTGGTACACCCGATTGTGCTCCGAGATTTACGCGGTCACCGATCTTGATGTGTCCGGCAATACCTACCTGTCCGCCAAACATACACCATTCGCCGATCTTGGTAGAACCGGCAATACCGACTTGAGCAGCCATTACAGTATGCGATCCCACTTCGTCGTTGTGGGCAATCTGTACCAGATTATCTATTTTGGCGCCGCTATGTATAACCGTTGCTCCCATGGTAGCCCGGTCAACACAGGTATTGGCACCTATGTCTACTTTATCTTCCAGAATAACGATTCCGATTTGTGGAATCTTATCATACCCGTTAGGAGTGGGAGCGAATCCGAATCCGTCGGCTCCGATTACCGCGCCGGAATGTAATATACACTCATTGCCGATACGGCAGTCATGATAAACGTTTACATTTGAGTAAAGCAGGCAACCTTTGCCTATCTTTACACCGTCTCCAACAAAAGTATGCGGGTAAATTTGAGTATTATCTCCGATGACGGCGTTCTCGCCGATATAAGCGAAAGCACCGATATATACGTTTTCGCCGATCTTGGCACTGGGTGCGACAAAAGCCAATGAATCTATCCCTTCTTTCTTGGGTTTGCTCATTTCATAAAGGTTGAGCAATTTTGCCAGGCTTTCGTAAGCATTGTCTACTTTGATAAGGGTGGCTTTGATCTCATGCTCGGGAGTGAAGTCCTTATTAACCAGTACAATGCTGGACTGTGTCTCGTAGATATAAGGTGTATATTTAGGGTTCGACAGGAAAGAAATAGCTCCGGGCATTCCCTCTTCAATCTTAGCGAATGTGTGTACCGTAGCGTTTTCGTCTCCAATGATTTCCCCTTGGATAAATGCTGCAATTTGCTTAGCCGAGAACTCCATGTCTTTTCTTTAAAATTTAATTAGTTCACAAATAACGGACTTTTTTTTCAGATTTCCGTGTTATTGCATGAATATTTTATACTTATCTGTGCAATCTCTGGTAGCAGAGATAGTATTTCTTTACCTTTTTGGACAATAATGAGATGTTCAGCATGTCCGATGCTTCGGCAATATTTTTGATAGTGCCGTCCTTGTAGATAATGTCAATACTGTCATCTGCCGGGTCGTACATATTCTTTTCGATGCTGGGGGTAGAGACAAAATAGTTCGCTTCGGAAAGGGTTATGCCTAGTTGCTGGCTGATGTGCAAAGTTAATTCTTTTTTTCTGTCCTTACTAATCGGTTCCGACGAAATTTCCACTTTAAAGATATTTCGGTTGATCATTCCCAGGCTTAAGGTGGAAAGAACTTTGTCAGGATGAGTGCTCCATACTTTTAAAGCAGTCCAGATATCATTATCATCCAGTTGGATGAAATTTTCCAGACAATCGGGATTATGATAGAACTCCTGGTGATTGATATCATTGTAGAGGAAGAAACGCAATGCGGGCGATGCAAATAATTCTACACCTTTTGAGGCAAGTTCCTTAGCACGTAGCAGGGTGCTGATGAGCATTCTTTCATAAGCAACCGAGGTCTTGTGCAGATATACTTGCCAGTACATCAGGCGGCGTGCAGTCAGGAAATTCTCAATAGAATAGATGCCTTTCGATTCGATAACGAGGCGGTCGTCCGCCACGTCGAGCATTTTGATGATTCTTGCCGAACCGATATTCCCTTCCGTTACACCGGTGTAGAAACTGTCGCGTCGAAGATAATCGAGCCTGTCCATATCCAGTTGCCCGCTTACAAGCTGATGCAGGAAACGTTTCGGATATTCGTCCTTGAAGATTTGAATGGCAAGGCTGAGTTGCCCGTTCATCTCCTTGTTCATCCGTTCCATGAGTATAAGGGAGATTTCTTCGTGAGAAACTCCTTTGACAATGGTGTTTTCGAGCACATGAGAGAAAGGACCGTGACCGATGTCGTGCAGCAGGATAGCCGCTTGTACAGCTTCAGCCTCGCTGTCAAAGATAAAATTACCTTTGGAGGCCAGTTGGGTGATAGCTTCGCTCATCAGGTAGAAAGCACCTAATGAGTGTTGGAAGCGGGTATGTTGTGCGCCGGGATATACTACCGAGGAGAGCCCTACTTGCTTGATGCGGGT
The nucleotide sequence above comes from Bacteroides caccae. Encoded proteins:
- the lpxD gene encoding UDP-3-O-(3-hydroxymyristoyl)glucosamine N-acyltransferase, producing MEFSAKQIAAFIQGEIIGDENATVHTFAKIEEGMPGAISFLSNPKYTPYIYETQSSIVLVNKDFTPEHEIKATLIKVDNAYESLAKLLNLYEMSKPKKEGIDSLAFVAPSAKIGENVYIGAFAYIGENAVIGDNTQIYPHTFVGDGVKIGKGCLLYSNVNVYHDCRIGNECILHSGAVIGADGFGFAPTPNGYDKIPQIGIVILEDKVDIGANTCVDRATMGATVIHSGAKIDNLVQIAHNDEVGSHTVMAAQVGIAGSTKIGEWCMFGGQVGIAGHIKIGDRVNLGAQSGVPSSIKSDNQLIGTPPMELKPYFKAAIVTKKLPDMYTELNKLRKEVEELKQLLNK
- a CDS encoding HD domain-containing protein, which gives rise to MPYERKIINDPVFGFINIPKGLLYDIVRHPLLQRLTRIKQVGLSSVVYPGAQHTRFQHSLGAFYLMSEAITQLASKGNFIFDSEAEAVQAAILLHDIGHGPFSHVLENTIVKGVSHEEISLILMERMNKEMNGQLSLAIQIFKDEYPKRFLHQLVSGQLDMDRLDYLRRDSFYTGVTEGNIGSARIIKMLDVADDRLVIESKGIYSIENFLTARRLMYWQVYLHKTSVAYERMLISTLLRAKELASKGVELFASPALRFFLYNDINHQEFYHNPDCLENFIQLDDNDIWTALKVWSTHPDKVLSTLSLGMINRNIFKVEISSEPISKDRKKELTLHISQQLGITLSEANYFVSTPSIEKNMYDPADDSIDIIYKDGTIKNIAEASDMLNISLLSKKVKKYYLCYQRLHR